TGACCAGCTGCTGGCGCCGCCGGAGGCAACCAGTTTTGGTATTGCCGCCCGGGTGATCGACGTACTGGAACAACGGATCGGTAAAGCATCACTGGCTATTCGCCCGGTGGCCTCCGATCTCAGTATGTCTACCCGGACCCTGCAGCGCCGCCTTCAGGAGCACAACCTCAGTTTTGCCTCACTACGTGACCATGTGCGTTTCCGCCACGCGGTACATTTCCTGAAAGATACCGCACTGAGTGTCGATGGTATTTCCCGTATCCTCGATTTCTCAGACAGAACAAGCTTCACCAGCGCGTTCAAGCGTTGGACAGGTATGTCTCCTACCGGTTACCGCCGTCAGGTTCGCCAGCGCTTCTAGTACTTCTGCTAGTAGTACCAGGTAAGTAGTACCAGGAATCATTGAAAACGGCTGTGCGTGGGCCCCAAGGCCCATCGTCACGTTGTCGGCGATTCCTGTCGGTGTAAATACCTCGCGTCGCGCTAATCTGGAGCGTTTGCACTATCGCGCGCTCCGGATTGCCACTGCCCAGTAAAATCGTTAGAGTTGGCGCCCAGAATTTTCCCAACTCTACCGAGGTTCATAACATGGATTTCTTTATTCCTGCCGCCATGGCGCAAGAGGCCGCTCCGGCAGCTCAGGGCAACCCCTTGATTACCCTGCTGATGTTTGCGGGCCTGTTTGTGTTTATGTGGCTGTTTATCATTCGTCCGCAGCGCAAACGCCAGAAAGAGCATCAGGAACTGGTCACCGCATTGAAAAAAGGTGATGAGGTTGTAATGACCAGCGGTATGCTGGGTAAAGTAGAGAAAGTCGATGATGACTACCTGATTCTGGAAGTGGCTGACAACATGAAACTGAAGTTCCAGAAAGTTGCAGTTCACGCTGTTCTGCCCAAGGGCACCATCAAGAACATCTGATCGTGATTTGATCGATCTGAAAACCCGGCCAATGCCGGGTTTTTTTGTATTCGGGTTCCGTTTAGCCAATAGTTGGGCAAGCTGATTCAGGGTAAGAGGGCAAGTATGTCAATCCGATATCCCGCACGGGTGCCAATGGCCAACCTCCCCACGCCGTTGGAACCTCTGGACCGCATAACGGCCGCGTATTCCACTCCCCATGGCGGGCCCCGTATCTGGGTAAAAAGGGACGACCTCACCGAAAGCGCCATGTCCGGCAATAAACTGCGCAAACTGGAGTTCATCATTGCAGAAGCTCGCGCGCAGGGGTGTAACACCCTGATTACCTGTGGAGGAGAGCAGTCCAATCACTGCCGGGCTACCGCCCTGGCCGCAGCGAAAGCCGGGTTACAGGCCCACCTGATCTTGCGCGGAGGGCGGGAGCCCCGCGAGTCCGCGGTACCCGCAGATGGCAATCTGTTAGTCGACTATCTCGCCGGCGCCACGGTTTCTCTTGTCCCTCTGAGAGAGTACGTGGGGCACCTGCCAGCATTGTTCCAACATTGGGAGCAGTACTATGCGGAGCAGGGGGATAGGGCACTCAGCATTCCTACCGGCGGTAGTGATGGCCTGGGAATCTGGGGATACATCCGGGCGGCGGAAGAGCTCCAGGAGGATTTTGCGCATCACGGGATTTCGCCGGAGTACGTGATCTGTGCCAGCGGAAGCGGGGGAACCCAGGCCGGGTTGACCCTGGGCGGATATCTGATGGGCGCTGCTCACCTGGTGCGCGCATACGCCGTCTGTGACAATCGTAGCTATTTCGAGGAAAAAGTGGCACGGGATGTGCTGGACTGGAATCGGCGTCAGGCGCACCCTGGTTCGCAAAGTGCCGTTGATCCGCATAAATTATCCATCGACGTGTGTGATGAGTATATCGGCCCTGGTTACGGAATTGCCGATCAGGAAGTGTACGAAGTGATCAGTGCTGCAGCGAGATTGGAAGGTATTTTATTGGACCCCGTTTATACCGGAAAAGCCTTTAACGGGATGTTGCAGGACATTAAAAATGGGGGTTATTCCGGCTGTAAAGATATCGTTTTCGTGCACACTGGTGGCCAGTTCGGGGTATTTCCACACCGGACGCAGTTTGTGCTGGATGCGGGTTAGCGGGGCGCAGGAAAATTTGCGCGACAAAAATTTCTTGAATGCCAGAAAAATTGGTGAATTGTGTAATTTATGGCAGAAATCAGGTCTATCCTGCTGTTGATTGGCGCACTCCTGTTCTCTGTGGATCGAAACTGCTAATCTGCCTCGCATCGAGCGCCGGAATCCGGTGCTTTTGCTGAAGACAAATTAAACAGAATAAATCAGTAGTGGGGGTTCGTTTGGAATCTTTTAATCAGCTGCTCTTATCCATGGATGGTTTACTGGGCTCTGCGCCCTGGTTTCCCTGGGTACTGCTCGGTGTAGGCTTTTTCTTTACGCTCTACCTCGGTTTTCCTCAGGTCCGTTATTTCGGCCACGCCCTGAAAATTGTACGGGGTAAATACGATAAGCCCGGTGATCCCGGGGATACATCCCACTTCCAGGCACTTGCTACTGCACTCTCCGGCACGGTGGGTACTGGTAATATTGGTGGTGTCGGCCTGGCCATCTTCCTGGGGGGGCCGGCGGCGCTGTTCTGGATGTGGGTAACCGCGTTTCTGGGTATGACGACCAAGTTCGTCGAGGTGACGCTTTCGCACAAGTACCGTATCAAAGCTGCTGACGGTTACTACGCGGGTGGTCCCATGTTTTACATGGAGCGTCGTCTGAACATGAAATGGCTGGCGGTAATCTTCGCGATTGCTACGGTCATCAGCTCGTTCGGCACCGGTAGCCTGCCGCAGGTCAACAATATCGCCCAGGCCATGTATGACACCTTCGGCTTTAGCAAAATGCTGACAGGTGGTGTGCTGGCTATCCTGCTCGGCCTGGTGATCATTGGCGGCATCACCCGCATCGCCAAAGTGACGTCCACCATCGTACCGGTGATGGCTGTCCTGTATGTGATTGGCGCGCTGGCGGTCATTCTCTACAACTATCAGAATATCATTCCTTCCTTCGCTGCGGTGTTCTCCGGCGCGTTTAATGGCAGTGCGGCCATGGGCGGCTTTCTCGGTGCCAGCTTTGCCTACGCCTTCAACCGCGGTGTCAACCGGGGGCTGTTCTCCAATGAAGCGGGGCAGGGCTCGGCACCGATTGCGCACGCCGCGGCGCGGGCAGATGAGCCGGTGTCAGAGGGCATGGTTTCCCTGCTGGAGCCGTTCATCGACACTCTCATCATCTGTACGCTGACGGGCTTGGTCATCCTGTCGTCCGGGGTGTGGAGCGAAAAGCATTTAAACCGGTTTGAGCGTGCGGATATGACGGTCGTTGCGGGTAGCTACACCGATCAGGAAGAGCAGGATGTCAATCAGCTGTTCAGTTTCCTCAACGGCAAAGAAAGTGAGGTGCGGCCTTATACCGGAACGGTAATAGTCGCCGATGGCCTTCCGCTCAATAAGGAAGAGTTCACCATCATCAATTCTCGATCCGTTGCCGAGGATATTCAGTTCCGTGTCGGAGACGATGAGTTCAGTGGCGTGCTGAATGTGAACCAGGGCCGCTTCGTCAATGAGAATGTCGCTATCTGGGGGAACTCGCTGGTGCACTCTGTGGCGCTCACCAACCTGGCTTTCCAGAAGGGCTTCTTTGGTGAATACGGTAGCTACATTGTCACCCTGGGTATCCTGCTGTTCGCAT
The Microbulbifer celer DNA segment above includes these coding regions:
- a CDS encoding D-cysteine desulfhydrase family protein gives rise to the protein MSIRYPARVPMANLPTPLEPLDRITAAYSTPHGGPRIWVKRDDLTESAMSGNKLRKLEFIIAEARAQGCNTLITCGGEQSNHCRATALAAAKAGLQAHLILRGGREPRESAVPADGNLLVDYLAGATVSLVPLREYVGHLPALFQHWEQYYAEQGDRALSIPTGGSDGLGIWGYIRAAEELQEDFAHHGISPEYVICASGSGGTQAGLTLGGYLMGAAHLVRAYAVCDNRSYFEEKVARDVLDWNRRQAHPGSQSAVDPHKLSIDVCDEYIGPGYGIADQEVYEVISAAARLEGILLDPVYTGKAFNGMLQDIKNGGYSGCKDIVFVHTGGQFGVFPHRTQFVLDAG
- the yajC gene encoding preprotein translocase subunit YajC; amino-acid sequence: MDFFIPAAMAQEAAPAAQGNPLITLLMFAGLFVFMWLFIIRPQRKRQKEHQELVTALKKGDEVVMTSGMLGKVEKVDDDYLILEVADNMKLKFQKVAVHAVLPKGTIKNI
- a CDS encoding helix-turn-helix domain-containing protein, whose amino-acid sequence is MNHIQPDQASLSEDKPLQQARLSGDPNILDQLLAPPEATSFGIAARVIDVLEQRIGKASLAIRPVASDLSMSTRTLQRRLQEHNLSFASLRDHVRFRHAVHFLKDTALSVDGISRILDFSDRTSFTSAFKRWTGMSPTGYRRQVRQRF
- a CDS encoding alanine/glycine:cation symporter family protein, which encodes MESFNQLLLSMDGLLGSAPWFPWVLLGVGFFFTLYLGFPQVRYFGHALKIVRGKYDKPGDPGDTSHFQALATALSGTVGTGNIGGVGLAIFLGGPAALFWMWVTAFLGMTTKFVEVTLSHKYRIKAADGYYAGGPMFYMERRLNMKWLAVIFAIATVISSFGTGSLPQVNNIAQAMYDTFGFSKMLTGGVLAILLGLVIIGGITRIAKVTSTIVPVMAVLYVIGALAVILYNYQNIIPSFAAVFSGAFNGSAAMGGFLGASFAYAFNRGVNRGLFSNEAGQGSAPIAHAAARADEPVSEGMVSLLEPFIDTLIICTLTGLVILSSGVWSEKHLNRFERADMTVVAGSYTDQEEQDVNQLFSFLNGKESEVRPYTGTVIVADGLPLNKEEFTIINSRSVAEDIQFRVGDDEFSGVLNVNQGRFVNENVAIWGNSLVHSVALTNLAFQKGFFGEYGSYIVTLGILLFAFSTAIAWSYYGDRSMIYLFGPKAVMPYRLVYVVAFFWAAIEDTTVIWNLSAVAIVLMTLPNLFGISILAREMKDTVKDYWKDPEHK